The following proteins come from a genomic window of Pelmatolapia mariae isolate MD_Pm_ZW linkage group LG17, Pm_UMD_F_2, whole genome shotgun sequence:
- the LOC134646664 gene encoding desmoglein-2.1-like, producing MAELRLLLLFLLALMMSSEAKEKKVKKLRRNRREWILPPTKLMENIDYTHLEHIAKIRSDKDKFEKVQYFLSGEGADKKPLNLFVVDRETGFVRITDILDRENCPHYNLTGIARYRNGTTAEDNIPMTVTVLDQNDNPPSFELHTGNINEASKKGTFVMQLEGKDIDQAGTINAEISYRIISQKPEGTGHMFHLDEKTGKLYVKEPTLDRETYDFYRLVIKLTDMGGAASGLTGTGTVEIKILDINDNMPTLEKSEYSGSVDENVDNVVVMKIKALDKDQEYTDNWLTRFTISKGNEDNLFSIETDNKTNEGILKLIKPVDFEEVQKLELGLLIENIAPFVIGSAIQMDVDVHVGEGDPLVTGAGAGAGAGAGAGAGAGVGVETELGVDVELDVGVSVDVGLDLKGEGDIGLDAGLKPEVGAGPGVGTDVKLKPGPGTKLKPDAPKSYPIKISVNNVPEGPAFIPDTKIVHVSEDPKEAPKDGKIAVFAATDPDTGKTAEDVSYAKAYDPDNLFTIDEGTAEIKLNKIPDRESSYLKNGTYIAKILAITKDMPSKTATGTIAIQVTDGNDHCPTLTTHHASLCSDQKSVYITGIDEDVSPNAAPFTFRIIPDGTQGSWVVEVINETSAAIHSHVPLWPGQHNLQVEVLDAQGLSCPTKEVFTVNVCTCSETKDCSLRTARLGTTSSKLAAPAIGLLLLAFCLLLFIPFLLVICQYAGADKIFPDQFNELPFLPKENLISYHTEGIGEDKEMSLQCLPVMLQKVKMGQSSNFNMKNSNIMEIDEIQIQSEQKYQAAVQTVMEVDNAYTFSRESVNLGKGRASFNRKVIGIQHTEALYEDIALPDAFLNDYYSQKAACAVPVEDSHLEYDFEGQGSSAGSVGCCSLLEDDNDLDFLTELGPKFKTLAEICMFPTVSPKPILAQNVAGAVKSTADFVEPVFKTRQEHIVETKHADIKTERVTSNTNILQSSVSTVSTAASMTLPTSKSTSVRRSSHISHYDKLPSPVQTVLLQQEPIYYTSSVSQPIQYVVQPHLQNTLLLVDGSNGTNRIFIQDIERSRNPASHSVPTSPIAFLPISPAMPLGSTEDRKLMQLNGHCMPNKDKSSQK from the exons ATGGCGGAGTTGAGACTACTGCTTCTATTTTTACTGGCCTTA atgatgagttctGAGGCCAAAGAGAAGAAGGTAAAGAAACTGAGGAGGAATCGGAGAGAGTGGATTCTTCCTCCTACAAAGCTGATGGAGAACATTGACTACACCCATTTGGAACACATTGCAAAG ATACGCTCTGATAAAGACAAATTTGAGAAGGTTCAATATTTCCTTTCTGGAGAAGGGGCGGATAAAAAACCATTAAACCTCTTTGTGGTGGACCGAGAGACTGGTTTTGTACGTATCACTGATATACTGGATCGGGAAAACTGCCCACACTACAAT CTAACAGGGATCGCTAGATACAGGAATGGGACCACAGCAGAGGATAACATCCCAATGACTGTAACAGTCCTGGACCAAAATGACAATCCTCCTTCTTTTGAGCTGCATACTGGAAACATTAATGAGGCAAGCAAAAAAG GAACCTTTGTCATGCAGCTTGAGGGTAAAGACATTGATCAAGCTGGAACAATTAATGCAGAGATCTCCTACAGAATCATCAGTCAGAAGCCAGAAGGCACAGGTCACATGTTCCATTTAGATGAAAAGACTGGAAAACTGTATGTCAAAGAGCCCACGCTGGACAGAGAG ACTTATGACTTCTACAGACTGGTTATAAAACTAACTGATATGGGAGGAGCAGCAAGTGGACTAACAGGAACTGGAACTGTAGAGATCAAGATCCTGGACATCAATGATAACATGCCTACTCTGGAAAAATCTGAG TATTCTGGCTCAGTGGATGAAAATGTTGACAATGTCGTGGTGATGAAAATCAAGGCTTTGGACAAAGACCAAGAATACACAGACAACTGGCTGACTCGCTTCACAATTTCCAAAGGAAATGAAGATAATCTCTTTTCCATTGAGACAGACAACAAAACCAACGAGGGCATCTTAAAGTTGATAAAG CCTGTGGATTTTGAAGAAGTCCAGAAGCTTGAGCTTGGCCTTTTGATTGAGAATATTGCTCCGTTTGTGATTGGTAGTGCTATACAGATGGATGTGGATGTTCATGTTGGAGAGGGTGACCCTCTAGTTACTGGAGCTGGTGCCGGGGCAGGAGCTGGTGCTGGTGCCGGTGCCGGTGCCGGTGTGGGTGTAGAGACAGAGCTGGGAGTAGATGTGGAATTGGATGTAGGCGTGAGTGTAGATGTGGGCCTAGATCTGAAAGGCGAGGGGGATATAGGGTTGGATGCAGGACTTAAACCTGAGGTGGGGGCTGGCCCTGGAGTTGGCACTGATGTGAAGCTTAAACCAGGACCAGGAACAAAGCTGAAGCCAGATGCACCAAAAAGCTACCCCATTAAAATATCAGTTAATAATGTACCAGAGGGTCCAGCATTTATACCTGACACCAAGATTGTTCATGTATCCGAGGACCCAAAGGAAGCACCTAAAGATGGCAAGATCGCAGTGTTTGCTGCTACTGATCCAGATACAGGAAAAACAGCTGAAGATGTCAG TTATGCCAAAGCTTATGATCCAGATAACCTGTTTACAATTGATGAAGGAACAGCTGAAATTAAACTCAACAAGATACCAGACAGGGAGTCATCTTACTTGAAGAATGGTACCTATATCGCCAAGATTCTAGCTATAACCAAAG ACATGCCCTCAAAGACAGCAACAGGAACAATAGCCATTCAAGTCACTGACGGCAATGACCACTGTCCAACCCTGACTACACACCATGCCAGTCTGTGCTCTGATCAAAAATCTGTTTACATTACGGGCATTGATGAAGATGTTAGTCCCAATGCTGCTCCATTCACGTTCAGAATAATACCTGATGGGACACAAGGCAGCTGGGTTGTAGAAGTCATCAATG AGACAAGTGCTGCTATTCATTCCCATGTGCCACTATGGCCTGGACAACATAATCTCCAGGTAGAGGTGTTGGATGCCCAGGGTCTGTCTTGTCCGACCAAGGAagtttttacagtaaatgtttGTACTTGTTCGGAAACAAAGGACTGCAGCCTGAGAACAGCAAGACTAGGAACTACATCATCTAAGCTTGCTGCACCAGCCATTGGCTTGTTGTTACTGGCATTTTGCTTACTACTAT TTATCCCATTTCTTCTGGTGATCTGTCAGTATGCAGGGGCAGACAAAATCTTTCCTGACCAATTTAACGAGCTACCATTTCTCCCCAAAGAAAACCTCATATCCTATCATACTGAAGGCATAGGCGAGGATAAG GAAATGTCACTCCAATGTTTACCTGTTATGCTCCAAAAGGTTAAGATGGGACAGTCGTCAAATTTCAACATGAAAAATTCAAACATAATGGAAATTGATGAGATACAAATCCAGAGCGAGCAGAAATATCAGGCAGCTGTCCAGACTGTAATGGAGGTTGACAATGCCTACACATTTTCAAGGGAATCAGTGAACCTTGGCAAAGGGCGTGCATCATTCAACAGAAAAGTGATTGGTATACAACACACAGAAGCCCTGTATGAGGACATAGCCCTCCCTGATGCTTTTCTCAATGATTACTACTCTCAG AAAGCGGCATGTGCTGTTCCTGTGGAGGATTCCCATTTGGAATATGATTTCGAGGGCCAGGGCTCCTCTGCTGGCTCTGTGGGTTGCTGCAGCCTTCTGGAGGATGACAATGATTTAGATTTCCTCACTGAACTTGGACCAAAGTTCAAGACTCTGGCTGAGATCTGTATGTTTCCTACAGTGTCCCCCAAACCCATATTGGCACAAAATGTTGCAGGTGCTGTCAAAAGCACAGCTGATTTTGTCGAGCCAGTTTTTAAGACCAGACAGGAGCACATTGTTGAAACAAAGCATGCagacataaaaacagaaagagtaACGTCAAATACAAATATACTACAGTCATCTGTCAGTACTGTAAGTACTGCCGCATCTATGACACTTCCTACCTCTAAGAGTACTAGTGTCAGACGTTCCTCTCATATTAGTCATTATGATAAACTACCCAGTCCAGTTCAGACTGTTTTACTACAACAGGAACCAATTTACTACACCAGCTCTGTATCACAACCCATACAATATGTAGTTCAACCACATCTACAGAACACACTTTTGTTAGTAGATGGCTCCAACGGGACCAATCGAATTTTTATCCAGGACATTGAGAGGTCAAGAAATCCTGCTAGCCACAGTGTTCCAACCAGCCCCATTGCCTTCCTACCCATCAGCCCAGCTATGCCCCTGGGCTCTACGGAGGATAGGAAACTAATGCAGCTAAATGGTCATTGTATGCCGAATAAGGATAAAAGTAGTCAAAAGTAG